In Apis cerana isolate GH-2021 linkage group LG6, AcerK_1.0, whole genome shotgun sequence, the following are encoded in one genomic region:
- the LOC107999730 gene encoding very-long-chain 3-oxoacyl-CoA reductase — MTLTCWEKISFVLLGLFGLRILWRISVIVWKKLIGPNFGFGVDPKTQGKWAVITGATSGIGKAYAEQLAKKGLDIVLVSRSLSKLEEVAKEIKERYGVQVRIVDADLTGGQAVYAKIAKATEELEIAIVVNNAGASYNHPELFTNVSEESIAQILQLNVASMTGVARALLPQMFERKKGILINISSATAVMPSPYLTVYAASKSYVIKLSEDLAAEAAPYGVTVQCIIPGPVATKMSKITKPTWMAPTPEKYVKHTLKTIGLELCTSGYLPHGLLVASVNALRYICEKGTLWLVCKTMCNIRKRALKKKEKVIEKIANEETSVITK, encoded by the exons ATGACGTTAACGTGTtgggaaaaaatatcgttcgTTCTATTAGGATTGTTTGGATTGCGGATTCTATGGCGAATAAGTGTCATCGTATGGAAGAAATTAATAGGACCGAACTTTGGATTCGGTGTTGATCCAAAAACACAGGGTAAATGGGCAGTGATCACAGGTGCTACAAGCGGTATCGGGAAAGCGTACGCGGAACAGTTAGCGAAAAAGGGTTTGGATATTGTGCTAGTTTCGCGATCCCTGTCAAAACTCGAAGAAGTCGCGAAGGAGATCAAAGAACGATATGGAGTTCAAGTTCGAATCGTGGATGCAGATTTGACCGGGGGACAAGCGGTTTATGCCAAAATTGCCAAAGCCACTGAAGAGCTCGag atTGCAATAGTGGTAAATAATGCAGGAGCTAGTTATAATCATCCTGAATTATTCACGAATGTCTCGGAGGAAAGCATAGCTCAGATCTTGCAGTTGAATGTGGCGTCAATGACAGGAGTCGCAAGGGCCCTTCTCCCTCAAATGTTCGAACGCAAAAAGggcattttgataaatatcagCTCGGCTACGGCTGTTATGCCATCTCCTTACTTAACTGTGTACGCAGCCAGCAAGAGTTACGTTATCAAGCTCAGCGAAGATTTAGCCGCTGAAGCCGCGCCATACGGTGTTACTGTACAATGTATAATTCCTGGCCCAGTGGCGACTAAGATGTCAAAGATCAC gaaaCCGACTTGGATGGCGCCAACTCCGGagaaatatgtaaaacatacattaaaaacaattggTCTTGAATTGTGTACATCAGGTTATTTGCCTCATGGTTTATTAGTCGCCTCTGTAAATGCTTTACGTTACATATGCGAAAAAGGTACGCTTTGGTTAGTTTGTAAGACCATGTGTAATATAAGAAAGCGtgcattgaaaaagaaagaaaaagtgataGAAAAAATAGCTAATGAAGAAACATCAGTTATTACTAAATGA
- the LOC114577778 gene encoding uncharacterized protein LOC114577778, with translation MNPTIRAAIWLVPLAVGCMALPPQLQADLMSGGKMKYRRAKAPSYFNEEESSSSVIASSSDENSIGPTTITNVAKISNGTKNVDAIISNPLPPRGVVSAAIQAGDSITTLSSSSSSSSSVASSSTATSTPAVSSSVELASPTGGLPSSTLSIAEAKTELGGSLPSASNRGTTTTRTTMKMSTTAINTSGSNLTTFPTEASSRTIASNRDASTFLPSSKKSTTSFNEITTTPASTSSKEMRESTGKIRPQIKLTMNYTNLGETGVRLPEGASAALAKPTKYHYYPHNQHIYLLPECAVQQVCNAVYVRLNFTQPLCACPGRYRDPCSASLDSDDLHTTELVTDPRTKALTLVKTCEPVAEMRECRIPRDWSLLALQNVRTGKSHYLVICRCPDANILEGPMSHDQPTYASVPGIRVYGMMCVQGNRKGRPLRYKRGVSDHFHREIDEESAAYDREETSERLKFPWYKVRQLMDSIIWD, from the exons ATGAATCCCACTATTCGAGCGGCCATATGGTTAGTTCCGTTGGCGGTTGGATGCATGGCTCTGCCGCCGCAATTGCAGGCCGATCTGATGAGTGGCGGCAAGATGAAATACCGGCGCGCGAAGGCGCCATCGTATTTCAACGAAGAGGAGTCGAGCAGTTCGGTGATTGCGTCGAGCAGCGACGAGAACAGCATCGGCCCAACCACCATCACCAACGTTGCGAAAATCAGCAACGGCACCAAGAACGTCGATGCCATTATATCTAACCCGCTTCCTCCTCGCGGAGTCGTTTCCGCCGCGATTCAGGCAGGCGACTCGATCACGacgctctcctcctcctcctcctcctcctcctccgtggCATCGTCGTCGACTGCGACCTCGACGCCAGCGGTGTCGTCGTCCGTCGAGCTCGCGTCACCGACGGGAGGCTTGCCATCGTCGACCTTGTCGATCGCGGAAGCGAAAACGGAATTGGGAGGCTCCTTGCCGTCGGCGAGCAACCGCGGCACGACAACCACGAGGACGACGATGAAGATGTCGACAACGGCGATAAATACAAGCGGTTCCAATTTGACCACGTTTCCTACCGAGGCCTCCTCGAGAACGATCGCCTCGAATCGGGACGCGAGCACCTTTTTACCTTCCTCGAAGAAGTCGACGACCAGCTTCAACGAAATTACCACTACTCCCGCCTCGACCTCGTCGAAAGAGATGCGGGAATCCACGGGCAAGATCCGCCCCCAGATCAAATTGACGATGAATTACACGAATCTTGGCGAG ACTGGGGTACGATTACCGGAGGGTGCGAGCGCAGCTCTTGCAAAACCAACCAAGTATCACTACTATCCACACAATCAGCATATCTACTTGTTACCAGAGTGCGCGGTACAGCAGGTTTGCAATGCCGTTTACGTTAGGCTGAACTTTACTCAGCCTCTGTGCGCTTGTCCAGGAAGATACCGCGACCCTTGCAGCGCCTCACTCGACAGCGACGATCTCCACACTACCGAGCTGGTCACCGACCCACGAACCAAG GCTCTAACATTGGTGAAAACATGTGAACCGGTGGCGGAAATGCGCGAATGCAGAATACCAAGAGACTGGTCTCTCCTCGCGCTACAAAATGTACGAACAGGGAAATCTCATTATCTCGTGATATGTCGTTGTCCCGACGCTAATATATTGG AAGGTCCTATGAGCCACGATCAGCCAACATACGCGAGTGTACCAGGAATTCGTGTTTATGGGATGATGTGCGTGCAAGGAAACCGAAAAGGACGACCATTAAGATATAAGCGCGGTGTTTCAG ATCATTTCCATCGAGAAATTGACGAGGAGTCTGCTGCATACGACAGAGAAGAGACGAGCGAACGATTGAAATTTCCATGGTACAAAGTACGGCAACTAATGGATTCAATTATTTGGGATTAG